Proteins co-encoded in one Papaver somniferum cultivar HN1 chromosome 5, ASM357369v1, whole genome shotgun sequence genomic window:
- the LOC113279699 gene encoding uncharacterized protein LOC113279699, producing the protein MKIIYWNIIGLRRTKAADKIRSLVNSFGPSLFWLAEPKISVRKDIIKKLRLSGMKHLVIHNSSESGKGNIWLLWSSSISDPILISNTKQEITVEVGGSLITGVHVASLAVDIRFLWDKMLEINNQDKPWLVIGDFNDVLSIEEKKGGRSQLKIAMLECNNCIQSCGLIQAPKSGLEFSWCNNRAGDKRNVCNLDRAFYNVKWLELHPSWGYKFSVRGISDHGVLYGANASIPKLLNVSFRAFKVWLEHEGFFNLVKECWKNQVNGNPIFIFLHKLKGLKKVIIDWNWNVFGDIKKKLKKYEDAVLKASLESGRKPEDIALLNKLVTARGEQEILNHQNNEMVRKKSRVKWMKEGASHSKFFHVNMRIRQTQNSIVELENSEGSLITSQQGISNILVSYFEEKFKYQETHIVENIFSVVPQEVFFLIAEEIKKAVFDMDPDSAPGPDGFTDGHGL; encoded by the exons ATGAAGATCATATACTGGAATATCATAGGCTTAAGAAGAACAAAAGCCGCTGATAAAATAAGAAGTTTAGTTAATTCCTTTGGTCCTTCATTATTTTGGTTAGCTGAACCAAAAATCAGTGTGAGAAAAGATATTATTAAAAAGTTGAGATTATCTGGAATGAAGCATTTAGTTATTCATAATTCTTCGGAAAGTGGTAAAGGAAATATTTGGTTACTTTGGAGTTCTTCAATATCTGATCCAATTTTAATATCAAATACTAAACAAGAAATAACAGTGGAGGTAGGTGGTTCTTTAATTACTGGTGTTCATGTTGCTTCTCTTGCAGTAGATATAAGATTTTTGTGGGACAAGATGCTGGAAATTAACAATCAAGACAAACCTTGGTTGGTCATTGGAGATTTTAATGATGTCTTGAGCATAGAGGAAAAGAAAGGAGGTAGAAGTCAATTAAAAATAGCAATGTTGGAATGCAATAATTGTATTCAAAGTTGTGGACTTATTCAAGCCCCCAAATCTGGATTGGAGTTTTCTTGGTGCAATAATAGAGCTGGAGATAAAAGAAATGTATGTAATTTAGATAGAGCCTTCTACAATGTTAAATGGTTGGAGTTACATCCTAGTTGGGGCTATAAGTTTAGTGTAAGAGGGATATCTGATCATGGTGTTCTTTATGGAGCTAATGCCTCGATCCCTAAGCTATTAAATGTGTCATTCAGAGCTTTTAAAGTTTGGTTGGAGCATGAAGGTTTTTTTAATTTGGTGAAAGAATGTTGGAAAAATCAGGTAAATGGCAAtcctatttttattttccttcataAACTGAAAGGGTTGAAAAAGGTGATAATTGACTGGAATTGGAATGTGTTTGGGGATATTAAAAAGAAACTCAAAAAATATGAGGATGCAGTTTTGAAAGCTTCTTTGGAGTCAGGTAGAAAACCTGAAGACATTGCATTGTTGAATAAATTGGTAACAGCTAGAGGAGAACAAGAAATCTTAAATCACCAAAATAATGAAATGGTGAGGAAAAAATCAAGAGTTAAATGGATGAAAGAAGGGGCTTCACATTCTAAGTTTTTCCATGTAAACATGAGAATCAGACAAACTCAAAACTCAATTGTTGAGCTAGAAAACAGTGAAGGCTCTCTCATTACTAGTCAGCAAGGGATTTCTAACATTTTGGTATCTTATTTTGAAGAGAAATTTAAATATCAGGAGACTCATATTGTGGAAAATATCTTTAGTGTTGTTCctcaagaagttttttttttgatcg CTGAAGAAATAAAGAAAGCAGTTTTTGACATGGACCCTGAtagtgctcctggtccagatggttttaCAGATGGGCATGGACTGTAA
- the LOC113282900 gene encoding DNA repair protein RAD50-like isoform X2, with the protein MDTKMQQAESTLKDLRNLQDEISTKTTTRSTLFKLQQTQYGALEEENEDTDEELLEWQTKFGERIALLDDKIQKLEREMTDTETKRGYLSEAIKESTLEIGKLQHEADEQRKLKYKRDTSIQSLFQKHNLGPLPSIPFSDEVAISLTNRVQTRIADLEKDIQDKKMSNDLELQVLWESYVAANMRYSSLEAQKQAKLTAKEGVIKRIKEKEYEREIAEGQLSKYNLSHIDEKEKQMQTEVVKKTHQLEERNFESNINQIGAELYTIAQKTEVLNRERDVLASDSDDRIKLDLKRTELEIRQKKHKKIIDDHKDKIRGMLKGRLPSDKDLKKEITQAVRTLKKEYDDMNSKSIEAEKEVKVLQMKIQDVKINIAKFQKDTDAKKRFVDSKLQSLVQQSYYIDSFPQALNEAMQKRDEKKSKYNIADGMRQMFDPFERVARAHHLCPCCERPFSAEEEDEFVKKQRVKASTSAEHLKVLASESSHADLLFQQLDKLQIMYEEYLKLGKETIPQAERNLKHLNEDLDQKSQALDDVLGILAQLKSEKELAEALIPPVETADRFSSEMQILQEEIDNLEEKLHVQGQGFKSLEEIQSELRALERTRNNLDNDKTKLWNEHKYMTSDLSSIQNRWHALREEKTEALNILDRVKSADEDLDRLAEDKEQIDLDEKHLSEALIPLSKEKEKLLRDHSELKSKHEEEFEEQSKVKSSYQMEFESLLEITSKIKEYNDLRKGERLRELSEKLYLSESELQNYETKKDEISGELNKSKELKGSQGQLKRNIDDNLNYRKTKAEVDELEKEIESLEDSILRIGGVSTFEAELKKHKQEKERLRSELDRSHGTLSVYQSNISKNKLDLKQAQYSDIDKRYFNQLIQLKTTEMANKDLDRYYNALDKALMRFHSMKMEEINKIIRELWQQTYRGQDIDYISIHSDSEGAGTRSYSYRVLMQTGDAELEMRGRCSAGQKVLASLIIRLALAETFCLNCGILALDEPTTNLDGPNAESLAAALLRIMEDRKGQENFQLIVITHDERFAQLIGQRQHAEKYYRVTKNEHQHSIIEAQEIFE; encoded by the exons ATGGATACGAAGATGCAACAGGCAGAATCAACACTAAAAGATTTGCGGAATCTTCAGGACGAAATATCAACTAAAACCACTACCAGAAGTACTTTATTTAAGCTTCAGCAGACACAGTATGGTGCCCTAGAAGAGGAAAATGAAG ACACTGACGAGGAGTTGCTGGAGTGGCAAACCAAGTTCGGAGAAAGGATTGCACTTTTAGACGATAAAATTCAAAAGCTGGAGAGGGAAATGACTGATACTGAGACAAAACGTGGATACCTAAGTGAAGCAATTAAAGAATCTACTCTGGAAATTGGCAAGCTTCAACATGAAGCTGAT GAACAGAGGAAATTGAAATATAAGCGTGATACTTCCATTCAAAGCCTTTTCCAAAAGCACAATTTAGGGCCGCTTCCAAGTATTCCCTTCAGTGACGAGGTTGCCATTAGCCTCACAAATAGAGTTCAAACAAGGATCGCCGATCTTGAGAAGGACATACAAGACAAAAAG ATGTCAAATGATTTGGAACTACAAGTCTTGTGGGAGAGCTATGTGGCTGCAAATATGCGCTACAGTTCATTAGAAGCTCAAAAGCAGGCAAAATTAACAGCGAAG GAAGGTGTTATTAAGCGCATCAAGGAGAAAGAATATGAGCGAGAGATTGCTGAGGGTCAGCTTTCAAAGTATAATCTGTCTCATATtgatgaaaaggaaaaacaaatg CAAACAGAGGTTGTGAAAAAGACCCATCAACTTGAAGAGAGAAATTTTGAGTCCAATATCAACCAGATTGGAGCCGAGCTCTATACTATAGCTCAAAAAACTGAAGTACTTAATCGTGAGAGGGACGTTCTGGCTAGTGATTCAGATGACAGAATAAAGTTGGACTTAAAGAGAACGGAACTGGAAATCCGCCAGAAGAAGCACAAAAAGAT AATTGACGATCACAAGGACAAAATAAGAGGCATGCTTAAAGGGAGGCTTCCATCTGACAAGGATCTGAAAAAGGAAATCACTCAAGCCGTTAG GACCCTTAAGAAAGAGTATGATGACATGAACTCGAAATCCATCGAAGCAGAAAAGGAGGTGAAAGTGCTCCAGATGAAAATTCAAGATGTAAAAATTAATATTGCCAAGTTTCAGAAAGACACGGATG CAAAGAAAAGATTTGTTGACTCAAAACTACAATCCTTGGTTCAGCAGTCCTATTACATCGACTCTTTTCCACAAGCTTTGAATGAAGCAATGCAAAAAAGAGATGAGAAGAAAAG CAAATACAACATTGCAGATGGTATGCGGCAAATGTTTGATCCTTTTGAAAGAGTTGCACGTGCTCATCATCTTTGTCCCTGCTGTGAGCGTCCTTTCTCCGCGGAAGAGGAGGATGAGTTTGTTAAAAAG CAAAGGGTTAAGGCTAGTACTTCTGCAGAGCATTTGAAGGTTTTAGCATCTGAGAGTTCACATGCCGACTTATTGTTCCAGCAATTGGACAAGCTTCAGATAATGTATGAGGAATATCTCAAGCTTGGCAAGGAAACAATACCTCAAGCAGAGAGAAATTTAAAACATCTGAATGAAGATTTGGATCAGAAGTCCCAGGCGCTTGAtgat GTTTTGGGAATTTTGGCCCAATTGAAGTCTGAGAAGGAATTGGCCGAAGCCTTGATTCCACCTGTTGAAACTGCTGACAGGTTTTCATCCGAGATGCAAATATTGCAGGAGGAAATTGACAACTTGGAGGAAAAACTTCATGTTCAAGGCCAAGGTTTTAAATCCTTGGAGGAAATTCAGTCGGAGTTGAGAGCTCTGGAGAGAACAAG GAATAACCTGGACAATGATAAAACAAAGCTATGGAATGAACATAAGTATATGACCAGTGATCTATCGAGCATTCAGAATCGTTGGCATGCTCTTAGAGAGGAAAAAACAGAAGCATTAAATATATTGGATAGAGTCAAAAGTGCAGACGAGGATTTAGATCGTTTGGCAGAGGATAAAGAGCAAATTGATCTCGATGAGAAG CATTTGTCGGAGGCCCTTATTCCTTTGtccaaggagaaagagaaatTGCTTAGAGACCATAGTGAGTTGAAATCAAAACATGAGGAAGAATTTGAAGAGCAGTCTAAAGTTAAAAGCAGTTACCAGATGGAATTTGAGTCTCTTTTAGAAATTACTTCCAAAATTAAAGA GTATAATGATTTAAGGAAAGGAGAAAGGCTAAGAGAATTAAGTGAGAAACTATATCTTTCTGAGTCTGAACTTCAGAATTATGAGACAAAGAAGGATGAAATTTCTGGGGAGTTGAACAAAAGTAAAGAATTGAAGGGGAGTCAAGGTCAATTAAAAAGAAATATTGATGATAACTTGAATTATAGGAAGACAAAAGCTGAAGTTGATGAGCTTGAAAAAGAGATTGAATCACTGGAAGATAGTATTCTGAGGATTGGAGGAGTCTCCACTTTTGAAGCTGAACTTAAAAAGCATAAGCAAGAAAAAGAGAGACTTCGTTCAGAG CTTGACAGGAGTCATGGAACATTGTCTGTTTATCAGAGTAATATTTCGAAGAACAAACTTGACCTTAAACAGGCTCAGTACAGTGACATTGACAAGCGATACTTTAACCAACTGATCCAGCTCAAG ACAACTGAAATGGCAAATAAAGATCTTGATCGATATTACAATGCGCTTGACAA AGCACTCATGCGTTTCCACTCAATGAAGATGGAGGAAATAAATAAGATAATAAGGGAGTTGTGGCAGCAAACATACAGGGGACAGGACATAGATTATATAAGCATTCATTCTGATTCAGAAGGTGCAGGGACTCGATCTTACAGCTACCGG GTCCTCATGCAGACTGGCGATGCAGAACTAGAAATGCGTGGAAGATGTAGTGCTGGTCAGAAG GTTCTTGCTTCGCTAATAATACGGTTGGCATTAGCAGAGACTTTTTGCCTCAACTGTGGTATACTGGCTCTGGATGAACCAACAACAAACTTAGATGGTCCCAACGCTGAGAGCCTTGCTGCAGCTCTCCTCAG AATAATGGAGGATAGGAAAGGTCAGGAAAATTTTCAGCTTATTGTAATCACTCACGATGAACGATTTGCTCAGCTAATTGGTCAGCGGCAACATGCAGAAAAATACTACCGCGTCACTAAAAACGAACA TCAACATAGCATTATTGAAGCTCAGGAGATATTCGAGTGA